Proteins found in one Magnolia sinica isolate HGM2019 chromosome 5, MsV1, whole genome shotgun sequence genomic segment:
- the LOC131246284 gene encoding uncharacterized protein LOC131246284 — MWRRSAHPLMRTNDFMGRRSTSPLMRTNDFMGRRSTHPLRWATQWETVYGTSVASKFLCANGITLFKVREGTIKLLGKSDMYYFNPEHPPLTEPAQRALNWALDEKMKSECIGRLNRIESNAAAIQQMPRALQAAFDNRFDGETSSPALCWNLENLRTKCLESLQCIRRFGAVADLFSGA, encoded by the exons ATGTGGAGGAGATCTGCCCATCCACTCATGCGGACAAATGACTTCATGGGGAGGAGATCCACTTCTCCACTCATGCGGACAAATGACTTCATGGGGAGGAGATCCACCCACCCACTAAGGTGGGCTACACAATGGGAAACAGTTTATG GAACCAGTGTTGCGTCTAAGTTTTTATGTGCTAATGGAATTACTCTTTTCAAAGTACGAGAGGGAACTATCAAGTTACTTGGAAAGTCAGACATGTACTATTTCAATCCTGAGCATCCTCCCTTGACTGAACCAGCTCAAAGGGCACTCAATTGGGCTCTTGATGAAAAGATGAAATCAG AATGTATCGGACGGTTGAACCGGATTGAGAGCAATGCCGCAGCTATTCAGCAAATGCCAAGAGCATTACAGGCAGCATTTGATAACAGATTTGATGGGGAGACATCATCACCAGCTCTATGTTGGAACTTGGAGAACCTGCGAACAAAGTGCTTGGAATCGCTACAATGTATTAGAAGATTCGGAGCAGTTGCAGACCTGTTCTCAGGTGCCTGA